CGCTGCGGCACAAAGCGATCGCGACAATCCAGCCGCCGCCGAATTTCTCAAACAAGCACAAGAATCTGGCGAACACGCCGATACATTTCGAGAGGCCGCACACCGTTTTGGCTTGCTTAAATTTATCGAAAATTACCACGCCGATCGCTACACTGAAGCATTAGAAGTCTTAAATGGCGGACAAGCAGTCACCAGAGTAGCGAGTGATGATCCTCAAACTCGCAAATGGATTTGTCGTCAATGCAGTATGATTTACGATCCGGTGGCTGGTGATCCCGATTCGGGAATTGCACCGGGTACACCGTTTGAAGATATTCCAGATGATTGGCAATGTCCAATTTGCGGCGCTACCAAAAAGACTTTTAAACCACTAGAAGAAAAAGTCGCGGCTTAAGATATAAAGATTAGAGACTAGAGGCTAGGAACAAGGATTTTTCTCTGATTAAGATTGGCTGAGTAGAAATTACTAGTCCCTAGTCTTTAATCCTTCGTCTCTTTTTCATCTGCACATTTAGTTAATAGAAAATTACAGTAAAATACTCAGCAACTGTAAAATTCTTGTTTATCTACACTAGCTATTACACTATTTTTCAACTAACTCAGAATAAATGTAATATTCTGTATGATCACACCCTTCAGCCATTGAGCGATCTCTGAACATTTGGCAACAAGCATGTTCATCTTCTCTAGTTATTTTTTGGTTTATGTCTGCGGGACGGTGCGAATATTCTTCTATTACTTTCAATGGTGTATTAATCACTTCTTGAGTATTTGTATATTTTCCTAGTTCGCTGCGAAATTTATGTAGTTGCTCATCTTCAGGCGTTACCAAAATATTCATTGGTTGAGTACCTCTGTTATCTGTTCTAAAATTCTACTGTGTTTTGCTATGAATAACCTTTTGGGTAACTATAGAAAACATAAATAAGTTGTTAACAAATCTATTTATTGCTTGTGCCGTTTTATATCTGTTTACGAGTCAGTTCATAAATCAAACGGATTGTTATTTTACAACACAATAAAAAGACAAATATTAAAATACTTATACTGATTTTGGGCATGAGTCTGATTTTACACGTATTTCTGCTGCATCGTAGTCGCTGCTAGTTTATATTTACAACGGCAATTGTGAAAATCCGCTGAAGTCAATTGATACAAAACAGCACCCCATCCTAAAATTAGGGGACGGGAGTTTCACAGCCCATTAAACTTAGATGAATGCTGACGACTTTTTTAACCAAGGGTTTAACAAAAATTTGCAAGGAGACTTTCAAGGAGCGATCGCAGATTACACAGAGGCGATTCAGCTAAAACCTAACTTTGCTGAAGCCTACTATAATCGCGGCAATATTTTTTATAGCTCACTCCGAGATTATCGTGCAGCAATTGCCGATTTCGACAAGGCAATTCAACTTAAACCTAATTTTGCTGAA
This window of the Nostoc sp. HK-01 genome carries:
- a CDS encoding rubrerythrin encodes the protein MDLSNITTLHNLEAAFGGESMANRKYLFFAKVASKLGFADLAKLFRETAEQETEHAFAHFQLLHPELVVEDPAALTDEQKKQIVSRCLSLAIEGETYEYTTMYPEFAAAAQSDRDNPAAAEFLKQAQESGEHADTFREAAHRFGLLKFIENYHADRYTEALEVLNGGQAVTRVASDDPQTRKWICRQCSMIYDPVAGDPDSGIAPGTPFEDIPDDWQCPICGATKKTFKPLEEKVAA